The Thalassospira sp. TSL5-1 genome contains a region encoding:
- the phbB gene encoding acetoacetyl-CoA reductase yields MTQIALVTGGTRGIGKAISLALKNAGFSVAANYAGNDDAARKFSEETGIATFKWSVADPEACAQGIKQVESELGQVDVLVNNAGITRDGFMHKMSVDGWQAVIETNLSSLFYMTQPVLDSMRSRGYGRVINISSINGQAGQMGQTNYSAAKAGVHGFTKALAQEVARKGITVNTIAPGYINTDMVAAVPEKVLEGIIAKIPVGRLGEADEIAQAVLYLSGPNSGFITGSCLSINGGQHMG; encoded by the coding sequence ATGACCCAGATTGCACTGGTTACTGGTGGTACCCGTGGTATCGGCAAGGCGATCAGCCTTGCACTTAAAAATGCGGGTTTCAGTGTGGCGGCAAACTATGCCGGAAATGATGACGCCGCCCGTAAATTTAGCGAAGAAACGGGTATTGCGACCTTTAAATGGAGTGTAGCGGACCCCGAAGCCTGTGCCCAGGGTATTAAGCAGGTGGAGTCTGAACTGGGACAGGTAGATGTGCTGGTCAATAATGCCGGGATCACGCGCGATGGCTTTATGCACAAAATGTCGGTTGATGGTTGGCAGGCCGTCATTGAAACCAATCTGAGTTCGCTTTTTTATATGACCCAGCCCGTGCTGGACAGCATGCGTTCACGCGGTTATGGCCGGGTGATTAACATTTCCTCGATCAACGGGCAGGCCGGGCAAATGGGCCAGACCAACTATTCGGCAGCGAAGGCCGGTGTGCATGGCTTTACCAAGGCCCTGGCACAGGAAGTGGCGCGCAAGGGCATTACGGTCAACACCATTGCGCCGGGTTACATCAATACCGACATGGTGGCGGCCGTGCCTGAAAAGGTGCTGGAAGGCATTATTGCCAAAATTCCCGTTGGGCGCCTTGGCGAGGCCGATGAAATTGCCCAGGCCGTGCTGTATCTGTCCGGGCCGAATTCGGGCTTTATTACCGGGTCTTGCCTGTCCATCAATGGCGGGCAGCATATGGGGTAA
- a CDS encoding acetyl-CoA C-acetyltransferase produces the protein MTEVVIVGAARTPIGAFNGTLSGTPAHELGTIAIKAALERAGVEADAVDEVILGQVLTAGEGQNPARQAALGAGVSEGATAFLINQVCGSGLRTVALAAQQIMAGDATIVVAGGQENMSLSGHVAHLRDGHKMGDVKFIDTMIKDGLWCAFNGYHMGNTAENVASKWDISREEQDAFAVASQNKAEAAQKSGRFADEIAPVTIKHRKGETVFDVDEYPRHGASVEAMAKLRPAFDKEGTVTAGNASGINDGAAALVLMSAEEAKRRGLTPLAKIKSWATAGVDPSIMGSGPIPASRKALEKAGWSASDLDLIEANEAFAAQAIAVNRDMGWDTDKVNVNGGAIALGHPIGASGARVFVTLLHEMQKRDAKKGLATLCIGGGMGIALCVER, from the coding sequence ATGACCGAGGTCGTAATTGTTGGTGCCGCACGCACACCAATTGGTGCATTCAATGGCACGCTTTCTGGTACCCCTGCGCACGAGCTGGGAACCATCGCGATCAAGGCGGCCCTGGAGCGCGCGGGCGTTGAAGCCGATGCCGTGGACGAAGTCATTTTGGGGCAGGTTTTGACTGCCGGTGAAGGCCAGAACCCGGCCCGCCAGGCCGCACTGGGGGCCGGTGTTTCCGAAGGGGCAACCGCCTTTTTGATCAATCAGGTTTGTGGGTCGGGCCTGCGGACCGTGGCATTGGCGGCCCAGCAGATCATGGCGGGTGATGCCACCATTGTTGTCGCGGGCGGCCAGGAAAATATGAGCCTTTCGGGCCATGTGGCGCATTTGCGCGATGGTCATAAAATGGGCGATGTCAAATTCATCGACACCATGATCAAGGACGGCCTGTGGTGCGCCTTTAACGGGTATCACATGGGCAATACCGCCGAAAACGTTGCCTCGAAATGGGATATCAGCCGCGAAGAGCAGGATGCCTTTGCCGTTGCCTCGCAAAACAAGGCCGAAGCCGCACAGAAATCAGGCCGCTTTGCCGATGAAATCGCGCCTGTCACCATTAAGCACCGCAAGGGTGAAACCGTTTTTGATGTCGATGAATATCCGCGTCATGGTGCATCGGTTGAAGCGATGGCAAAGCTGCGCCCGGCCTTTGACAAGGAAGGCACGGTAACGGCTGGTAACGCATCGGGCATTAATGACGGGGCTGCTGCCCTGGTTTTGATGTCGGCCGAGGAAGCCAAACGGCGCGGTTTGACCCCGCTTGCGAAAATCAAAAGCTGGGCCACGGCAGGTGTTGACCCGTCGATCATGGGCAGCGGGCCGATCCCGGCATCGCGCAAGGCGCTGGAAAAGGCAGGCTGGAGCGCATCTGACCTTGACCTGATTGAAGCAAACGAAGCCTTTGCCGCCCAGGCCATTGCCGTGAACCGCGACATGGGCTGGGATACCGATAAGGTAAACGTGAATGGCGGCGCCATCGCCCTGGGCCATCCGATTGGCGCATCGGGCGCGCGCGTGTTTGTGACATTGCTGCACGAAATGCAGAAACGCGATGCCAAAAAGGGCCTTGCGACCCTGTGCATCGGCGGCGGGATGGGTATTGCCCTGTGTGTTGAACGATAA
- a CDS encoding Lrp/AsnC family transcriptional regulator, translated as MELDQIDVRILRQLQADADISTHKLADMVGLSPSACLRRVTKLRRDGVIARTVAIIDPALVGRPLSAVITLEFARHGPQHRQEFIEKVHKLSAVRQCFMVTGEVSCVLTLYMRDMDEYLALSDELFNADPNIEWFRTYIAVQTVKDDPGVAF; from the coding sequence ATGGAGCTTGATCAGATTGACGTTCGTATTTTGCGACAATTGCAGGCCGATGCGGACATATCCACCCACAAGCTGGCGGACATGGTGGGGCTTTCGCCCTCTGCCTGTTTGCGCCGGGTGACGAAACTGCGCCGGGACGGGGTGATTGCGCGCACGGTGGCGATTATTGACCCCGCACTGGTGGGGCGACCGTTAAGTGCGGTGATCACCCTGGAATTTGCCCGGCACGGGCCGCAGCATCGCCAGGAATTTATCGAAAAAGTGCACAAGCTTTCGGCGGTGCGGCAATGTTTTATGGTGACGGGCGAAGTGTCCTGCGTGCTGACATTATATATGCGCGACATGGATGAATATCTGGCCCTGAGTGACGAGCTGTTTAACGCTGATCCGAATATCGAATGGTTTCGGACCTATATCGCGGTTCAAACGGTAAAGGATGATCCGGGAGTAGCGTTTTGA